From one Rhodoferax sp. PAMC 29310 genomic stretch:
- the udk gene encoding uridine kinase, with product MPTTQNKPFVIGVAGGSGSGKSTVTREVLASVGPEMVAIVMQDDYYLDQTHLSPEERRLTNYDHPKAFDWPLMVQHVRTLRSGQPIEMPMYDFAADNRSSQTITVKPAPVIVIEGLFALFDADLRKMMSLKIFVDTASDVRFIRRLQRDMAERGRSADSVIQQYLETVRPMHKQFIEPTRRNADVILPHGANGPAVDIITTKVSSLIRDLKPA from the coding sequence ATGCCCACCACCCAAAACAAACCCTTCGTGATCGGTGTCGCCGGGGGCAGTGGCAGCGGCAAGTCCACGGTGACGCGCGAGGTGCTAGCTTCGGTGGGGCCGGAGATGGTGGCGATCGTGATGCAGGATGACTACTACCTGGACCAGACGCACCTGTCGCCCGAGGAGCGCCGCCTGACCAATTACGACCACCCCAAGGCGTTTGACTGGCCGCTGATGGTGCAGCATGTGCGCACACTGCGCAGCGGCCAGCCCATTGAGATGCCGATGTACGACTTTGCAGCGGACAACCGCTCCAGCCAGACCATCACGGTGAAGCCTGCGCCGGTGATCGTGATTGAGGGACTGTTTGCGCTGTTTGACGCTGATTTACGCAAGATGATGTCGCTGAAGATTTTTGTGGACACCGCCTCTGACGTGCGCTTTATTCGCCGCCTGCAACGCGACATGGCCGAGCGCGGCCGCAGTGCCGACAGCGTGATTCAGCAGTACCTTGAAACCGTGCGCCCCATGCACAAGCAGTTCATTGAGCCCACCCGGCGCAACGCCGATGTGATCTTGCCGCACGGGGCCAACGGCCCGGCGGTTGACATCATCACCACCAAAGTCAGCAGCCTGATTCGCGACCTAAAGCCCGCCTGA
- a CDS encoding glutathione S-transferase family protein: MNIQLYAFDTPNGRKISVALEEMGLPYDVQVVDIGKGEQNAPEFLKISPNNKIPAIVDPLGPDGEPISVFESGATLIFLAEKSGKFLPRDARKRIATLEWLMFQMGDFGSIPGQVHHSLALENEVDRRYGLERYMAETRRLYGVVERRLQGREFFADELSIADFAILGCAWRPHRHQIDLADFPQMHRWYLAMMARPAVARGFAVPLRRPATN; the protein is encoded by the coding sequence ATGAACATCCAGTTGTATGCATTCGACACGCCCAATGGCCGCAAGATCAGCGTGGCCCTTGAAGAGATGGGTTTGCCTTACGACGTTCAGGTGGTCGACATTGGCAAAGGCGAGCAGAACGCGCCGGAGTTTCTGAAGATCAGCCCCAACAACAAGATCCCGGCCATCGTTGACCCGCTGGGACCGGACGGCGAGCCAATCAGCGTTTTCGAGTCTGGCGCCACCCTGATTTTTTTGGCCGAGAAGTCGGGCAAATTTCTGCCACGCGACGCGCGCAAGCGAATTGCCACCCTGGAGTGGTTGATGTTCCAGATGGGCGACTTCGGCTCGATACCTGGGCAGGTACACCATTCTCTGGCACTGGAGAACGAGGTGGACCGCCGCTATGGGCTTGAGCGTTACATGGCCGAGACCCGGCGCCTGTATGGGGTGGTGGAACGACGACTTCAGGGCCGGGAGTTTTTCGCGGACGAGTTGTCGATCGCCGATTTTGCAATTCTGGGCTGTGCCTGGCGCCCCCATCGGCACCAGATCGATCTGGCTGATTTTCCGCAGATGCACCGCTGGTATCTGGCGATGATGGCGCGCCCAGCGGTGGCGCGTGGGTTTGCGGTGCCGCTGCGCCGCCCTGCCACGAACTGA
- a CDS encoding 6-phosphofructokinase, whose translation MPSGKILVAQGGGPTAVINQSLVGVALEARRFGNIERIYGARHGVRGIVNEDFVDLTQETHHNLEMVANTPSSALGSTRDKPDLPYCQEIFKVLQAHEIEHFFYIGGNDSSDTVRIVSQEAAKAGYPLRCIHIPKTIDNDLVGNDHTPGFPSAARFVAQAFAGANLDNAALPGVYVGVVMGRHAGFLTAASALGKKFPDDGPHLIYLPERTFVLEQFLADVKAIYERYGRCVIAVSEGIHDASGTPMAALLAKDLEHDDHGNVQLSGNGALADLLCQEIKSKLNIKRVRGDTFGYLQRSFIGCVSDVDQREAREVGEKAVQFALWGATSGSVAIKRTGFYSVDYELLPLEAVAGKTRVMEDEFISSSGTDVTDAFRMYLRPLLGSGMPDAFRLRHNPVEKVLRPGTAR comes from the coding sequence ATGCCATCCGGAAAAATTCTTGTTGCCCAAGGCGGCGGCCCCACCGCCGTCATCAACCAGTCCCTGGTGGGCGTGGCGCTGGAGGCCAGGCGCTTTGGCAACATTGAGCGCATTTACGGCGCCCGCCACGGCGTGCGCGGCATTGTCAACGAAGACTTTGTCGACCTCACCCAGGAGACCCATCACAACCTGGAAATGGTGGCCAATACCCCGTCTTCCGCGCTGGGCTCCACCCGCGACAAGCCCGACCTGCCTTATTGCCAGGAAATTTTCAAAGTGTTGCAGGCGCATGAGATTGAGCACTTTTTCTACATTGGCGGCAACGACTCGTCCGACACCGTGCGCATCGTCAGCCAGGAAGCCGCCAAGGCCGGCTACCCGCTGCGCTGCATCCACATTCCCAAAACCATTGACAACGACTTGGTGGGCAACGACCACACCCCCGGTTTTCCCTCGGCTGCCCGCTTTGTGGCGCAGGCCTTTGCTGGGGCCAATCTGGATAACGCCGCCTTGCCCGGCGTTTACGTGGGCGTGGTCATGGGCCGCCATGCCGGGTTTTTAACCGCCGCCTCGGCCTTGGGGAAAAAGTTTCCCGACGACGGCCCCCACCTCATCTACCTGCCCGAGCGCACCTTTGTGCTGGAGCAATTTTTGGCCGATGTGAAAGCCATCTATGAGCGCTATGGCCGCTGCGTCATCGCCGTGTCTGAGGGCATTCACGACGCCTCTGGCACCCCCATGGCCGCCTTGCTGGCCAAAGACCTGGAGCATGACGACCACGGCAACGTGCAACTCTCAGGCAACGGTGCGCTGGCCGACTTGCTTTGCCAGGAGATCAAGTCCAAGCTCAACATCAAGCGCGTGCGCGGCGACACCTTTGGCTACCTGCAGCGCTCCTTCATCGGCTGCGTGTCTGATGTGGACCAGCGCGAAGCTCGCGAGGTCGGCGAAAAAGCCGTGCAATTCGCCCTGTGGGGCGCCACCAGCGGCTCGGTCGCCATCAAACGCACCGGCTTTTACTCGGTGGACTACGAATTGCTGCCCTTGGAGGCCGTGGCCGGCAAAACCCGCGTTATGGAAGACGAGTTCATCTCCAGCAGCGGCACCGACGTGACCGACGCCTTTCGCATGTACCTGCGCCCCTTGCTCGGCTCCGGCATGCCAGACGCCTTCAGGCTGCGCCACAACCCGGTGGAAAAGGTGCTGCGTCCCGGCACGGCTCGGTAG
- a CDS encoding VOC family protein, translating to MQQQLGLVTLVVGDYDEALAFYVGKLGFALVEDIAMPAQKKRWVVVSPPGSVGAGLLLAQAKGEEQDRFVGNQAGGRVMFILYTDDFWRDHATYAAQGVKFQETPRDEPYGIVAVFADLYGNLWDLIQRRQPPATKAQ from the coding sequence ATGCAACAACAACTCGGTTTGGTGACCCTCGTCGTCGGTGACTATGACGAAGCGCTGGCTTTTTATGTGGGCAAGCTGGGCTTTGCGCTGGTCGAAGACATCGCCATGCCCGCGCAAAAAAAGCGCTGGGTGGTCGTGTCGCCACCCGGCTCGGTGGGCGCGGGGTTGCTGCTGGCGCAGGCCAAAGGCGAAGAGCAAGACCGCTTTGTGGGCAACCAGGCCGGCGGGCGAGTCATGTTCATCCTCTACACCGACGATTTTTGGCGCGACCATGCCACTTATGCAGCCCAGGGTGTGAAGTTTCAGGAAACCCCGCGCGACGAGCCCTATGGCATCGTCGCTGTGTTTGCCGACCTCTACGGCAACCTCTGGGACTTGATTCAGCGGCGCCAACCGCCCGCCACTAAGGCCCAATGA